In Symmachiella dynata, the following are encoded in one genomic region:
- a CDS encoding Ig domain-containing protein produces the protein MITFDCEGCHKKLNAPERLAGRRMKCPGCGHPVEVPALDDVVEEAADGIVLTSTPEKAVDKSSLEFDAAPPSYTTRRAKKSWQGTIVVLVLFLGLAAIGGFAFYKMRANDPQLTLPLVNSEIVQELQPISFTIAAGKPAGWNGRVQYELVTAPPGATIDPAAGSFAWTPSEEQGPGEYNFTIRASSEDASAKPAEVSFSFEVLELNQLPKIAPLEILTAESERPLEFRIEAHDSDIPAAKLVLRIADGAPPEAKFDAATGEFRWTPKPEHEGREFTVIFEASEGEGGLKTTEVAHIHVRAPLSPTERIFDQWRAAGSEVQFQEYGSPLPIQGSAQVVTLNDEPVTVFEFGDDVSRMAAAVLIKKVIQPAGEGATESELRFFQRERLVVVYAGDDAEVLGQLTTQFQAPFATGVFPAKEPEPQPDTKPSTEDTQPAGDTAQTELDDRVYQLFEDNLLLVPKRYPELREAYADYFAKSQAATIQAAFGDQHAEMTAWLDEQAKIKQLLYTAINPETDNVERALQLFAELKQQFPEQIIPYANLAIAIAVTWDDENSRGIYDYGRHQRRVHAEMPDDLVGAVENFRYFVDAKKIMQGRAQYLPWEFLTHLVNHRTPLVERQWAISNYLAQRAGMGKCYGDVPYDKDMLKTDDRICKMDGKEYTLANLKEWGGVCAQQADFAARVGKSLGVPAAYVRGEGNSGGLHAWVMWIELKRVTPESIDFELLSHGRYRMDQYYVGELYDPQSNQKITDRELELRLHVIGSNPQAHRQAALVMRAYPMIRDRAELDTTQQLVFLRKVADLCPGLPETWDALAAMSREGLITKKHSRQMDRSLELFFTTYAGYPDFTWTIFDDLIAHHPQSKDRLASYHRLVGMYEAAGRPDLACEARLKMSDDLVKADQPQVAIEGLAFTIKKFADEGRYVPRMLDRLEEICATVPGTDPRLVEFYQQFLPTIPTHRGNSPSDYCVAMLRRGIAFFEAHQQPQLAKQFQSRLAKLESGQ, from the coding sequence ATGATCACTTTCGATTGCGAGGGGTGCCACAAGAAGCTGAATGCTCCTGAGCGTTTGGCAGGGCGGCGGATGAAATGTCCCGGTTGCGGGCATCCGGTTGAAGTCCCGGCATTGGACGATGTCGTGGAAGAGGCAGCGGACGGCATTGTGTTGACCTCCACGCCGGAAAAGGCTGTGGACAAATCCTCGCTCGAATTTGATGCCGCCCCGCCAAGCTATACCACGCGGCGCGCCAAAAAATCGTGGCAAGGGACGATCGTGGTCCTGGTGTTGTTTCTGGGGCTCGCCGCGATCGGTGGATTCGCGTTTTACAAAATGCGGGCCAATGATCCTCAATTGACACTGCCGCTCGTCAACAGCGAAATCGTGCAGGAGTTACAACCGATCTCGTTCACCATCGCCGCCGGCAAGCCGGCAGGGTGGAACGGTCGTGTGCAATATGAACTCGTCACCGCTCCGCCCGGAGCAACCATTGATCCCGCTGCCGGCAGTTTCGCTTGGACGCCCTCCGAGGAACAGGGACCGGGGGAATACAACTTCACGATACGGGCCTCGTCCGAAGATGCCTCGGCGAAACCGGCCGAAGTTTCGTTTTCCTTCGAGGTACTGGAGCTGAATCAGCTGCCCAAGATCGCGCCGCTGGAGATTCTCACAGCGGAGTCGGAACGTCCGCTCGAATTTCGTATTGAAGCCCACGATTCGGATATTCCCGCAGCAAAGCTTGTACTGCGGATTGCCGATGGGGCGCCACCGGAGGCAAAGTTTGATGCGGCGACTGGGGAGTTTCGCTGGACGCCCAAGCCCGAACATGAGGGCCGCGAATTCACCGTGATTTTTGAAGCGTCCGAAGGAGAGGGAGGGCTAAAAACCACGGAGGTCGCACACATTCACGTCCGCGCGCCGCTCAGTCCCACCGAGCGGATTTTCGATCAGTGGCGAGCCGCCGGCAGTGAGGTGCAATTTCAGGAGTACGGTTCACCGCTCCCGATTCAAGGATCGGCCCAGGTCGTGACCCTCAACGACGAACCGGTCACGGTCTTTGAATTTGGCGATGATGTCTCTCGCATGGCGGCAGCGGTCTTGATCAAGAAAGTGATCCAACCGGCCGGCGAGGGAGCGACGGAATCGGAACTGCGGTTTTTCCAACGCGAGCGACTGGTCGTTGTTTATGCAGGAGACGATGCCGAAGTACTCGGGCAATTGACAACGCAATTCCAAGCTCCGTTTGCCACGGGAGTTTTCCCCGCCAAAGAACCAGAGCCGCAGCCCGACACCAAACCCTCCACCGAGGACACGCAACCGGCCGGTGATACAGCGCAAACGGAATTGGATGATCGCGTGTATCAGCTGTTCGAGGACAATCTTCTCTTGGTGCCCAAACGATACCCCGAACTGCGTGAAGCTTATGCGGATTATTTTGCAAAGTCTCAAGCAGCAACGATCCAAGCAGCCTTTGGCGATCAACATGCCGAGATGACTGCTTGGCTCGACGAACAGGCGAAGATCAAGCAACTGCTGTATACGGCCATCAACCCGGAAACGGACAATGTCGAGCGGGCGTTGCAGTTGTTCGCAGAATTGAAGCAGCAATTCCCCGAACAGATCATCCCTTATGCCAATTTGGCGATCGCGATTGCCGTCACGTGGGACGATGAAAACAGCCGGGGAATTTATGATTACGGACGTCACCAACGACGCGTGCATGCGGAGATGCCGGATGACCTCGTGGGCGCTGTGGAGAATTTTCGGTATTTTGTCGACGCCAAAAAAATCATGCAGGGCCGCGCGCAATATTTGCCGTGGGAGTTTTTGACCCATCTGGTCAATCACCGCACCCCGCTCGTGGAACGCCAATGGGCGATTTCAAACTACCTCGCCCAGCGAGCCGGCATGGGCAAATGCTACGGCGACGTGCCCTACGATAAGGATATGCTGAAGACCGATGACCGCATCTGCAAGATGGACGGCAAAGAGTATACGTTGGCCAACCTGAAAGAATGGGGCGGCGTGTGCGCGCAACAGGCGGATTTTGCAGCTCGGGTCGGCAAGAGTTTGGGTGTGCCGGCTGCCTATGTGCGGGGTGAAGGCAACTCGGGTGGACTCCATGCCTGGGTGATGTGGATTGAATTGAAACGGGTCACCCCGGAGTCGATCGACTTTGAGTTACTCTCGCATGGTCGGTACCGGATGGATCAATACTATGTCGGCGAACTCTATGATCCGCAGTCGAATCAGAAAATTACCGACCGCGAACTGGAGTTGCGTTTGCATGTCATCGGTAGCAATCCGCAGGCCCACCGGCAGGCAGCCTTGGTGATGCGGGCCTATCCGATGATTCGTGACCGCGCCGAACTGGATACCACGCAACAATTGGTCTTTTTGCGCAAGGTCGCCGACTTGTGTCCGGGGCTTCCCGAAACTTGGGACGCACTTGCCGCGATGTCTCGTGAGGGTTTGATTACTAAGAAACATTCGCGACAGATGGATCGCTCGTTGGAATTGTTCTTTACGACCTATGCCGGCTACCCCGATTTCACTTGGACGATTTTTGACGACCTGATCGCGCATCATCCGCAATCCAAAGACCGCCTCGCTTCCTACCACCGTTTGGTCGGCATGTACGAAGCCGCGGGGCGTCCCGATTTGGCGTGCGAGGCTCGGCTGAAAATGAGTGATGACCTTGTGAAAGCGGATCAACCCCAAGTCGCGATCGAAGGCTTGGCGTTTACGATCAAGAAATTCGCCGACGAAGGCCGCTACGTTCCGCGGATGCTCGACCGCTTAGAAGAGATCTGCGCCACGGTCCCGGGAACCGATCCGCGATTGGTTGAATTCTACCAACAGTTTTTGCCCACAATTCCCACGCATCGCGGCAACTCGCCGAGCGACTATTGCGTCGCCATGTTGCGTCGCGGCATTGCATTTTTCGAGGCGCACCAACAGCCCCAATTGGCCAAACAATTTCAAAGCCGCCTCGCGAAACTCGAAAGTGGTCAGTGA
- a CDS encoding response regulator, whose product MAHSPRMLILGEDNQQVGALADQLRGAYEPIVPGSMEAGLAELRKDDVSGVCLVCDDKDALSAAALLLQHGGILQQIPDGLVLLDASLEIVWCNPRFQQLAESDEPEVVGRGFYDVFGTPDILGPDFCPFHTALGSGTASKSTLRIGERSYYQVQATPVLTPGQAAPNMVVVLVRDISAETLQQQKLNAIYQAGLELGDLAPQEILEMSVDDRIELLKSKIVNYTQDLLEFETVEIRLVDQATKRLEPLLVSGMEELAADRELHAKPQGNGVTGFVAATGKSYLCEDTANDPLYLPGAPNARSSLTVPLILHDQILGTFNVESPRPGAFTENDLQFLELFSREVAVALNTLELLVAEKMTTASESINAILREVARPVDEVINDAARVLDRYIGHEPKVTERLQRILKHTRDIKQLIQKVGDAITPKGSNPSIPPRPQRPKLRGKRILVADDDDSVREAAHELLGRFGCEVETAHNGDEALLMTRSFQYDAVLADIRLPDMTGYECFCQLRDIQSDLPVILMTGFGYDPDHSIVKARQAGLKAVLYKPFRIDQLLDEVEAACCNSVENTIHAD is encoded by the coding sequence GTGGCCCATTCGCCTCGAATGCTAATCCTTGGGGAGGACAACCAACAAGTTGGTGCACTGGCCGACCAACTCCGAGGTGCGTACGAACCGATCGTCCCTGGTTCCATGGAAGCGGGCCTCGCCGAACTTCGCAAGGACGATGTCTCGGGAGTCTGCTTGGTTTGCGACGACAAAGACGCGCTGTCGGCAGCGGCGTTGTTGTTACAGCACGGAGGAATTCTACAACAGATTCCTGATGGGCTGGTCTTGCTCGATGCATCGCTCGAAATTGTTTGGTGTAACCCGCGTTTTCAACAACTCGCCGAATCCGACGAACCGGAAGTTGTGGGACGCGGGTTTTATGATGTGTTTGGGACCCCCGATATTCTCGGACCCGACTTTTGTCCGTTCCATACGGCGCTCGGTTCGGGGACCGCTTCAAAAAGTACATTGCGCATTGGCGAGCGCTCTTACTATCAAGTTCAAGCGACACCGGTCCTCACGCCGGGACAAGCCGCGCCGAACATGGTGGTGGTACTCGTTCGCGACATTTCGGCCGAGACGTTGCAACAACAAAAACTCAATGCCATCTATCAGGCCGGGTTGGAGTTGGGTGACTTAGCGCCGCAAGAAATTTTGGAGATGTCGGTCGACGATCGCATCGAATTGCTCAAATCCAAAATCGTCAACTACACACAGGACCTGCTGGAATTTGAAACGGTCGAAATCCGTTTGGTGGATCAAGCAACAAAGCGGCTGGAACCGCTGCTTGTTTCCGGGATGGAAGAGTTAGCGGCCGATCGTGAATTGCATGCCAAGCCCCAAGGCAATGGTGTGACCGGTTTCGTGGCGGCGACGGGCAAAAGCTATCTCTGCGAAGACACAGCCAACGACCCGCTGTATCTGCCCGGCGCGCCGAACGCACGCAGTTCCCTGACCGTCCCTTTGATTCTGCACGATCAAATCCTGGGAACCTTCAACGTCGAAAGCCCCCGCCCCGGCGCGTTCACTGAGAATGACCTGCAGTTCTTGGAGTTGTTCAGCCGCGAAGTGGCCGTCGCTTTAAATACGCTTGAATTGTTGGTGGCGGAAAAAATGACGACCGCCAGCGAAAGCATCAATGCCATTCTGCGGGAAGTCGCTCGGCCGGTCGATGAAGTGATCAACGACGCCGCCCGCGTTTTGGACCGCTACATCGGACACGAACCGAAAGTGACCGAACGGTTGCAGCGGATTTTGAAACACACCCGCGACATCAAACAGTTGATCCAAAAGGTGGGGGATGCGATTACGCCCAAGGGCTCAAATCCCTCGATTCCCCCGCGACCGCAACGGCCGAAATTGCGGGGCAAACGGATTTTGGTCGCCGACGACGACGACAGCGTCCGCGAAGCGGCTCACGAACTGTTGGGCCGATTCGGCTGCGAAGTGGAGACCGCCCACAACGGCGACGAAGCGTTGTTGATGACCCGCAGTTTCCAATACGACGCCGTACTGGCCGATATTCGCCTGCCCGACATGACCGGTTATGAGTGTTTTTGTCAACTGCGCGATATCCAATCGGACCTGCCGGTGATTTTGATGACCGGTTTCGGCTACGACCCCGATCATTCGATCGTCAAAGCACGGCAAGCAGGCCTCAAGGCGGTGCTTTACAAGCCGTTTCGCATCGACCAATTGCTCGACGAAGTCGAAGCCGCCTGTTGCAACTCGGTCGAAAATACGATCCACGCGGATTAG
- a CDS encoding glycerophosphodiester phosphodiesterase translates to MKPTTTPRLRSLIGLFRQNWSCLAITDIAFKVLAFVALVPIAAALFRGFVAFSGRKVLADQDILAFLLSPTGGIAIVVLGAIWVAILALEQSALAAVVHFRTDSQRLTTRQALLIAARNAWPVLRLTGRMVVWTILAAVPFLAVAGIVYWSLLTKYDINFYLTKKPPEFLAALALGAVIGAAFLAVFVRMVSGWIYTLPLLLFEHVSPSAALSLSGKLAAGRRKTIVAWIVGWGAANFGISLIAAAIVGGIGTLLIIAAGSVLALVLIAAGGILLLGTVVNFASTLLSTTTFAVMLVGLYQTLDRKDHQTATVTYQEESRAARFLLKLTRRRLVFGSLLALLVAGAIGAGLLQSVQFEEDTLITAHRGASSVAPENTLASIQGAIDQGADYAEIDVQETRDGVVVVVHDSDLKKLGGPGTKIWNATAEELRKADIGSWFDSKFSDQRVPTLAEVLSLAKGKIRVNIELKFYGHNDRLEERVAEIVEEHGMQDDIIVMSLEQSMVAKMKSLRPQWTVGLLTAVAKGDLTRLDADFFAVNLKMADRSFIQTAHGREKQVFAWTVNDPLMMSTMIGRGVDNLITDKPALARSVLEQREEMTSVERLLVDLGGTWSEAVDPEEEPVTQ, encoded by the coding sequence TTGAAGCCCACAACAACGCCTCGACTTCGCAGTCTGATTGGTTTGTTCCGCCAGAATTGGAGCTGCCTGGCCATCACCGATATAGCTTTTAAGGTGCTGGCCTTTGTTGCGTTGGTACCAATTGCAGCTGCGCTATTTCGTGGATTTGTTGCCTTCTCCGGACGCAAAGTCCTCGCCGATCAAGACATCTTGGCCTTCCTCTTAAGCCCCACGGGAGGGATCGCCATCGTTGTCCTCGGAGCCATCTGGGTCGCAATTCTAGCGTTGGAGCAATCCGCCTTGGCGGCGGTTGTGCATTTCCGCACTGACTCCCAACGGCTGACGACCCGCCAAGCCCTGTTAATTGCCGCCCGCAATGCATGGCCGGTCCTGCGACTCACCGGGCGGATGGTCGTTTGGACCATTTTGGCAGCAGTCCCGTTTTTAGCCGTCGCCGGGATCGTCTACTGGAGCTTGCTCACGAAATACGACATCAACTTCTACCTCACCAAGAAACCACCGGAATTCCTCGCAGCTCTCGCTCTGGGAGCCGTGATTGGCGCTGCTTTCCTGGCTGTGTTCGTGCGAATGGTCTCGGGCTGGATCTACACCCTGCCCTTACTACTGTTCGAACACGTTTCGCCCTCCGCAGCCCTTTCCCTGAGCGGCAAATTGGCCGCCGGGCGCCGTAAAACGATCGTGGCTTGGATTGTCGGCTGGGGGGCCGCCAACTTTGGGATTTCACTGATCGCAGCGGCAATCGTCGGAGGAATCGGCACTTTGCTGATCATTGCAGCGGGGAGCGTCTTGGCGCTGGTGTTGATCGCCGCCGGCGGGATCTTGCTGCTGGGAACGGTCGTCAACTTCGCCTCGACACTACTAAGCACCACTACGTTTGCCGTCATGCTCGTCGGGCTCTATCAAACGCTGGATCGCAAAGACCACCAAACCGCAACGGTGACCTATCAGGAAGAGTCGCGTGCGGCCCGCTTTCTACTGAAACTGACTCGGCGACGGCTTGTGTTTGGCTCACTATTAGCGCTGCTCGTCGCCGGCGCTATCGGGGCGGGACTGCTGCAGAGCGTTCAATTCGAGGAGGATACCTTAATCACCGCTCACCGGGGAGCTTCCTCCGTAGCCCCGGAAAACACACTGGCATCGATCCAAGGCGCCATTGACCAAGGCGCCGATTATGCCGAAATTGATGTACAGGAAACCCGCGACGGCGTGGTTGTCGTAGTGCATGACAGCGACCTCAAAAAGCTGGGCGGACCAGGCACGAAAATCTGGAACGCGACCGCTGAGGAACTTCGCAAAGCGGATATCGGCAGTTGGTTTGACTCAAAGTTCAGCGACCAACGCGTCCCGACTTTGGCAGAAGTTTTGTCGCTCGCGAAAGGTAAAATCCGCGTAAACATCGAGTTGAAATTCTACGGCCACAACGACCGCCTAGAAGAACGCGTCGCCGAAATCGTCGAGGAGCATGGAATGCAGGACGACATTATTGTCATGTCACTGGAACAATCGATGGTGGCCAAGATGAAGTCGCTCCGCCCGCAATGGACTGTCGGACTGCTGACAGCCGTGGCCAAAGGGGACCTGACGCGGCTGGACGCGGATTTCTTTGCCGTCAACCTAAAAATGGCCGACCGGAGCTTCATTCAGACTGCGCACGGCCGCGAAAAGCAGGTTTTTGCCTGGACGGTGAACGATCCACTCATGATGTCGACCATGATCGGTCGCGGCGTCGACAACCTGATCACCGACAAACCCGCCTTGGCACGGTCTGTTCTTGAGCAGCGCGAGGAGATGACTTCAGTGGAACGCCTCCTGGTCGACCTGGGAGGAACTTGGTCGGAGGCAGTGGATCCGGAAGAAGAACCGGTCACGCAGTGA
- a CDS encoding bifunctional transcriptional activator/DNA repair enzyme AdaA: MSTIPLPTDDEMYQALLRSDSEYDGLFFVAVKTTGIFCRPTCTAKKPLQKNVSFFSNTADAIAAGYRACKRCRPLDVAGMTPAWLDALMEQVDVDPLRRWTNQEIRSLGVDPARVNRWFKANHGLTFLSYLRCRRLAGALAQLSVGDDPTTVAYAAGYESLSGFRDAFQKWFGTTPGQIDNGGAVLTVNRIPTPLGPMIAAADNDHLHLLEFADRRMLETQIKRLSARLKCRFLPGDNRLIEQTAREVTEYFSGSRQDFNVPICLLGTPFQQQIWELLLKIPYGETSSYERLAVAAQNPRAHRAVGRANGDNRLAIIIPCHRVVRSDGQLGGYGGGLRRKEWMLRHEFAVVRGERSNDGN, from the coding sequence ATGAGCACCATCCCACTTCCCACTGACGATGAAATGTATCAAGCCCTGTTGCGGTCCGATTCGGAGTACGACGGCCTGTTTTTTGTGGCTGTGAAGACCACCGGCATCTTCTGTCGACCGACCTGCACGGCGAAGAAGCCGTTGCAAAAAAACGTCTCGTTTTTCAGCAATACTGCGGACGCGATTGCCGCCGGTTATCGCGCCTGCAAACGTTGTCGGCCGCTGGATGTGGCGGGGATGACGCCCGCCTGGTTGGACGCGTTGATGGAACAGGTCGACGTCGATCCACTGCGGCGGTGGACCAATCAGGAAATTCGCAGCTTGGGAGTCGACCCGGCCCGCGTCAATCGTTGGTTCAAGGCCAATCATGGGCTGACGTTTCTCAGCTATCTGCGCTGCCGACGTTTGGCGGGAGCGTTGGCGCAATTGTCGGTGGGGGATGACCCGACGACTGTTGCCTATGCTGCGGGTTACGAATCGCTGAGTGGATTTCGCGATGCTTTTCAAAAATGGTTCGGGACGACGCCGGGACAAATCGATAACGGCGGCGCGGTCCTGACCGTCAACCGGATTCCCACACCGCTCGGTCCCATGATTGCCGCCGCCGATAACGATCATCTGCACTTGCTGGAATTCGCCGACCGGCGGATGTTGGAAACGCAGATCAAACGTTTGTCCGCACGATTGAAGTGCCGTTTTCTGCCGGGGGACAATCGGTTGATTGAACAGACCGCTCGTGAAGTCACCGAATACTTCTCCGGTAGCCGCCAAGATTTTAACGTACCGATTTGTCTCCTTGGCACCCCGTTTCAACAACAGATTTGGGAGTTGCTGTTGAAGATTCCCTACGGCGAGACGTCGAGTTATGAACGCCTTGCCGTGGCGGCGCAGAATCCTCGCGCGCACCGCGCTGTCGGTCGTGCTAATGGCGATAACCGTTTGGCGATCATCATTCCTTGTCATCGTGTGGTGCGCAGCGATGGGCAATTGGGAGGATATGGCGGAGGGCTGCGTCGCAAGGAGTGGATGCTGCGACACGAATTCGCGGTCGTGCGTGGAGAGCGGAGCAACGACGGCAACTGA
- a CDS encoding chloride channel protein has translation MTNLVDSTTPKPLSIWIMALLAVAVGLIGGFGAVIFRGMIAIVHNLLFLGTFSYQYDANIHTPTPSPWGAWIILVPVLGAVGVAFLVKTFAPEAKGHGVPEVMDAVYYGKGAIRPVVAAVKSCASALSIGSGGSVGREGPIIQIGAAFGSSLGQLIPMPTHQRVTLIAAGGGAGIAATFNTPIGGGLFAMELMMTSIRAKSVLPVFIATAVATWIGREFLGMNPAFDVPTIQHPSGHPLFWAMFPLLVVFGIVIGLASALFVRSIYWTEDLFDKMPGNYYTRHMLGMLTVGVIMWLLMNQAGHYYIQGVGYATVQDVLQNTLEAPGFLLLLVALKLVATNLTLGSGASGGVFSPSLFIGACLGGCLGTIVRWIDPGFPVEPSIFAVAGMAGMIGGTTGAVATGSIMMFEMTRDLDAVVPILLTVGIAWTVRKRISSPSIYTLKLLRRGHNVPEGLMSDMPAALTAKQAMTTEFSTTTANDDSVPTEAAPDGTFVVQCEGNTVRGVQPGKSCVFVEESSSLTNVLADLDDTGADVALVFRDGSEHAADDVVGVITHDLIARTLGRSATLYR, from the coding sequence ATGACCAATCTTGTTGATTCGACGACACCGAAGCCCTTATCAATCTGGATTATGGCACTGCTCGCTGTGGCGGTCGGGTTAATTGGCGGCTTTGGAGCTGTCATTTTTCGGGGCATGATCGCCATCGTTCACAATCTGCTATTTTTGGGCACATTCTCCTACCAATACGACGCCAACATCCACACACCGACCCCTTCTCCCTGGGGGGCCTGGATCATTCTGGTGCCCGTGCTCGGTGCTGTCGGCGTTGCCTTTCTAGTCAAAACATTCGCTCCCGAAGCCAAGGGGCACGGCGTTCCCGAAGTGATGGATGCTGTCTATTACGGCAAAGGGGCGATTCGTCCGGTCGTGGCGGCTGTCAAATCGTGTGCCTCAGCGCTATCCATTGGCAGTGGCGGCTCGGTCGGTCGTGAAGGCCCGATTATTCAGATTGGCGCCGCTTTTGGATCCTCCCTCGGCCAACTCATTCCCATGCCGACGCACCAACGCGTGACCTTGATCGCCGCCGGCGGTGGAGCGGGGATTGCAGCGACCTTTAATACCCCCATCGGTGGCGGGCTGTTTGCGATGGAATTGATGATGACCTCGATCCGCGCAAAATCGGTGCTACCGGTCTTCATCGCCACGGCAGTGGCAACCTGGATTGGCCGCGAATTCTTAGGTATGAACCCGGCATTCGACGTCCCCACCATTCAACACCCTTCGGGGCATCCGCTGTTTTGGGCCATGTTTCCGCTACTGGTCGTCTTCGGCATCGTGATCGGTCTGGCTTCGGCCCTGTTTGTGCGATCGATCTATTGGACCGAAGACCTGTTCGACAAAATGCCCGGCAATTACTACACACGGCACATGCTGGGCATGCTCACGGTGGGCGTGATCATGTGGCTGCTGATGAATCAAGCCGGCCACTACTATATACAAGGTGTCGGTTACGCCACGGTGCAGGATGTCTTACAGAACACTCTCGAAGCACCCGGATTTCTACTACTGCTCGTTGCGCTCAAATTAGTAGCGACGAATTTAACGTTAGGCTCCGGAGCTTCAGGAGGCGTCTTCTCCCCCAGCCTGTTCATCGGTGCCTGCCTGGGAGGCTGCCTCGGCACGATCGTGCGTTGGATCGACCCCGGATTTCCCGTCGAACCTTCGATCTTCGCCGTCGCCGGCATGGCCGGCATGATTGGCGGCACAACAGGTGCGGTCGCCACAGGCAGCATTATGATGTTCGAAATGACCCGCGACCTCGACGCGGTCGTCCCCATTCTGCTCACAGTCGGCATCGCCTGGACAGTCCGCAAGCGGATTTCGTCACCCAGTATTTACACCTTAAAGCTGCTCCGCCGCGGGCATAACGTCCCCGAAGGCCTAATGTCCGATATGCCCGCCGCACTGACGGCCAAACAGGCGATGACAACCGAGTTTTCCACAACGACAGCCAACGACGACTCCGTCCCCACGGAAGCAGCCCCCGACGGAACGTTTGTAGTCCAGTGCGAAGGCAACACCGTGCGCGGCGTTCAACCTGGAAAAAGCTGCGTCTTTGTCGAGGAATCAAGTTCGTTGACGAACGTCCTCGCCGATTTGGACGACACAGGCGCCGACGTGGCGCTAGTCTTCCGCGACGGCAGCGAGCATGCGGCCGACGACGTGGTCGGGGTGATTACGCACGACCTCATCGCCCGCACCCTGGGGCGCTCGGCAACGCTTTATCGTTGA
- the cax gene encoding calcium/proton exchanger, with amino-acid sequence MDFRKIGVLNALLVFVPVAIGLKFAGAPGMWVFIVSGIAIVPLAGLMGKSTEILADKLGAGWGGLLNATFGNAAELIIALFALHRGMIEVVKSSITGSILGNVLLVLGASFLAGGLKFSRQKFNSTAAGMSATLLALAAIGLVVPAMFHVHLELFHTKANEQSLSLEIAVVLFAVYVLMLIFSLVTHKHLYAGEHDNGPGDADGFATVEPHWSSKTALSVLVGATVFVALMSEFLVGSIEEARLAMGLTETFVGLIVVAIVGNAAEHSTAVLVALKNRMELSYHIAVGSALQIALFVAPVLVFAGYLPGFPRMNLVFSMLEVMAIVVSVMVVGLVAFDGESNWLEGLLLLAVYLILAIAFFNLPEPEAHENARAVIEQPAGMLCWILPDFDGDWLSHV; translated from the coding sequence ATGGATTTTCGCAAAATCGGCGTCTTGAATGCATTGTTGGTTTTCGTGCCGGTGGCGATCGGTTTGAAGTTCGCCGGTGCTCCGGGAATGTGGGTGTTCATCGTGTCGGGCATTGCCATCGTTCCGCTCGCCGGGTTGATGGGCAAAAGTACCGAGATCCTGGCTGACAAGTTGGGAGCCGGTTGGGGCGGGTTGCTCAATGCGACCTTCGGCAATGCGGCGGAATTGATCATCGCCCTGTTTGCCTTGCACCGCGGTATGATCGAAGTCGTAAAGTCCTCGATCACCGGCAGTATCCTGGGAAACGTGTTACTCGTCTTGGGGGCCAGTTTTCTGGCGGGGGGACTGAAGTTTTCGCGTCAGAAATTCAATTCCACCGCTGCCGGCATGTCAGCCACGCTGTTGGCGCTGGCGGCAATCGGGCTGGTCGTGCCGGCAATGTTTCACGTCCATTTGGAGTTGTTTCATACCAAGGCCAACGAGCAGTCCTTGAGTCTCGAAATCGCCGTCGTGCTGTTTGCCGTCTATGTGCTGATGCTGATTTTTAGCTTGGTCACGCACAAACATCTCTATGCGGGGGAACACGACAATGGCCCGGGGGATGCGGACGGATTTGCCACGGTCGAGCCGCATTGGTCCAGTAAAACGGCGTTGTCCGTACTGGTCGGCGCGACCGTATTTGTGGCGCTGATGAGCGAATTTCTCGTCGGCAGCATCGAAGAAGCCCGGCTGGCAATGGGATTAACCGAAACCTTCGTCGGCCTGATCGTCGTTGCCATCGTCGGAAACGCGGCTGAGCATTCCACAGCTGTGTTGGTCGCGCTGAAGAATCGCATGGAACTGAGTTATCATATCGCCGTCGGTTCGGCGCTGCAGATTGCCTTGTTCGTCGCGCCCGTGTTGGTCTTTGCCGGTTATCTTCCCGGTTTTCCTCGCATGAATCTGGTCTTCAGCATGCTGGAAGTCATGGCGATCGTCGTCTCGGTGATGGTGGTGGGGCTGGTCGCCTTTGACGGGGAGTCCAACTGGTTGGAGGGGCTGTTGCTGCTGGCCGTCTATTTGATTTTAGCAATCGCCTTTTTCAACCTGCCCGAACCGGAGGCGCACGAAAATGCCCGCGCGGTCATTGAACAACCGGCGGGCATGCTGTGTTGGATTTTACCAGATTTCGACGGTGACTGGCTGAGTCACGTTTAG